DNA sequence from the Cataglyphis hispanica isolate Lineage 1 chromosome 12, ULB_Chis1_1.0, whole genome shotgun sequence genome:
tatatcaatcagCATAGACACATGATGAGTAACATTGCAAGAGATAAAATTGGCATGCCTTTGAAGAATATTGTGGAAGCAATACATGAATTTGCGGACACCTCGCTCGCAGCTTCGTGGGACAATGTCGGATTATTGATTGAACCCACAGAACCCAAAAATGTGTCATGCATTTTACTGACGAATGATTTAACCGAAAATGTTATGGATGAAgccattaaattaaaaactgattTAATCATTACGTATCATCCATTAATATTTACTCCATTGAAGTCTATTACAACTCGATCTTGGAAGGTATCACCTCtataaaatcgttaaaaaatatagattgttAGAAATATCTCTGTAAGattgttagaaaattattgcgatttttaatttgtatctaTATACAATAGGAACGAATAGTGGCAAGATGTctggaaaataaaatcgctGTCTTTTCTCCGCACACGAGTTTTGATTCTGTAAAAGGCGGTGTAAATGACTGGTTAGCGGAAGcttttggtaaaaaaaaaattttacagcaTCTgagtcatttattaatatgttaatattttatcccttataaaaatatcattttaagaGCTTGAGAGCAGGATACCGATTCAGCCGGATGCAAATAATACGAATTATGGAATGGGAAGACTATGCACCTTGAAGAACCGAATATCTATCGACGAAGCGGTGAATTTAGTAAAGCAACGTACAAATCTGAAGCACGTAAGATTAGCGCGTGCACACGGTGCAggtaagttttaataaaaatattatcattcaaaaaaaaagaaaaaaaatgaaagtatgTAATCACActgttttatatgattattatgattttagaTGGTTATATTAACAGCGTTGCACTATGTGCCGGAGCGGGCGTCACGATATTGAAAGACGCATCTGCAGACTTGTATCTTACGGGTGAAATGTTGCATCATGATATATTAGATGCCGTACATCGCGGGATCCatgttatattaacaaatcacTCTGATTCGGAACGTGgttttttgaagatatttgCTTCGATATTAGATTGTGCTTTACAAGGATCTGTCAAAGTGTGTCTATCTGAAATGGACAGGGATCCATTACAAACTGTGTGAGCTGTTATAAAACGATGCTCAATATATATCAGACAGAATATA
Encoded proteins:
- the LOC126853374 gene encoding NIF3-like protein 1 isoform X2; translated protein: MLKRLYNAGLFCNIFYVRHRYIKEYKYINQHRHMMSNIARDKIGMPLKNIVEAIHEFADTSLAASWDNVGLLIEPTEPKNVSCILLTNDLTENVMDEAIKLKTDLIITYHPLIFTPLKSITTRSWKERIVARCLENKIAVFSPHTSFDSVKGGVNDWLAEAFELESRIPIQPDANNTNYGMGRLCTLKNRISIDEAVNLVKQRTNLKHVRLARAHGADGYINSVALCAGAGVTILKDASADLYLTGEMLHHDILDAVHRGIHVILTNHSDSERGFLKIFASILDCALQGSVKVCLSEMDRDPLQTV